A region of Reichenbachiella carrageenanivorans DNA encodes the following proteins:
- the xseA gene encoding exodeoxyribonuclease VII large subunit — protein sequence MNQYSLLEFNTLVKEVLADQLERSYWIVAEIGQLNLHGNGHCYLELVEKDNNYVKAKARGTIWANVYREIHPWFVSQTGTELKQGMKVLLNASLEFHEVYGLSLNIRDIDVNFTIGERERKKQETIQQLEAEGIMDMNQGLELPTVIQRIAIISSETAAGYEDFMNQFQNNPYGYQSQLDLYPATMQGDAAPPSMIHALHQIHSADIDYDAVIVIRGGGSKMDLDCFDDYELCAHLAQFPLPVITGIGHERDQAIADLVAHTRLKTPTSVAEFLLSRMMNFESAINSLQKSISKLTQAFLHDQKEAIQELNFRWKMSAKQNLQKNAYQLERYADLIQHKPLAVLKKQQSNLDHTRHLVDAYDPINLLKKGYSITRLNGKALKNQKIKAGDELETQTASKTIISTIHKIQ from the coding sequence GTGAATCAATATTCCCTTTTAGAATTCAATACACTCGTCAAAGAGGTCTTGGCTGATCAGCTCGAAAGATCCTACTGGATCGTAGCAGAAATTGGCCAGCTCAACCTACATGGCAACGGTCACTGCTATCTTGAACTGGTAGAGAAGGACAACAACTATGTAAAAGCCAAGGCCAGAGGCACCATCTGGGCAAATGTGTACCGCGAAATCCACCCGTGGTTTGTATCGCAGACAGGCACAGAACTAAAGCAAGGCATGAAAGTGCTACTCAATGCTTCTCTAGAATTTCATGAAGTCTATGGACTGAGCCTCAATATCCGTGACATAGATGTAAACTTCACCATTGGCGAACGTGAGCGCAAGAAGCAGGAAACCATCCAACAGCTAGAAGCTGAAGGCATCATGGACATGAACCAAGGTCTAGAATTGCCTACAGTCATTCAGCGAATAGCCATCATCAGTTCGGAAACCGCCGCAGGCTATGAGGATTTCATGAATCAATTTCAAAACAATCCTTATGGCTACCAGTCACAACTCGACCTATACCCTGCCACGATGCAAGGTGATGCAGCGCCACCATCGATGATCCATGCCCTGCACCAAATCCACTCCGCAGACATCGACTATGATGCTGTGATAGTGATCCGTGGTGGTGGATCGAAAATGGACTTGGACTGTTTCGATGACTATGAACTCTGTGCCCATTTGGCGCAGTTTCCGCTACCTGTGATCACAGGTATTGGCCATGAGCGCGATCAGGCCATTGCAGACCTGGTGGCTCATACTCGTCTCAAAACACCAACATCTGTGGCTGAATTTCTCCTTTCCCGAATGATGAATTTCGAATCAGCAATCAACAGCCTGCAAAAATCCATTAGCAAACTCACCCAAGCATTTTTGCACGATCAGAAAGAAGCAATCCAAGAATTGAATTTCAGATGGAAAATGAGCGCTAAACAAAACCTACAAAAAAATGCCTATCAACTAGAACGATATGCAGACCTGATACAGCACAAGCCATTAGCAGTATTGAAAAAGCAACAATCCAATCTCGACCATACACGCCACTTGGTGGATGCCTACGATCCCATCAATTTGCTAAAAAAGGGCTACTCTATTACGAGACTGAATGGAAAAGCATTAAAAAATCAAAAAATAAAAGCTGGTGATGAGCTAGAAACACAAACCGCTTCGAAGACCATCATCAGTACTATCCACAAAATCCAATGA
- a CDS encoding sensor histidine kinase, which produces MQADRSFAKHPIVYHFLFWIIYFTFNWIRWGSYFDDYHYSFQSNLVEFPLHIVLVYFNIYYLMPHLIPKRIAWYAIILFVSTLAITLIRIVLTYYFVTTDVYKESGFEDLSLFHFKYVSASFIGEIYVVAIGTAIKMTADWIQYKSKTTELQKVNLETELAFLKSQIQPHFFFNTLNNLYSLTLDKSNKAPYTVLKLSELMSYVIYDAKQKKVPLVKEIKHIQNYLDLEMLRYGERLNVDLEISGDIEGKLIPPVLLLPFIENSFKHGTRLIGQDIPILISLSVKAGRLHFVTENNKSPGPIADNGLQTYNHGVGLENTKRRLKLIYNHDYELELIEGEEKYRTYLNIPLDEN; this is translated from the coding sequence ATGCAAGCAGACAGAAGCTTTGCAAAGCACCCTATTGTATATCACTTCCTTTTTTGGATTATTTACTTCACATTCAATTGGATAAGATGGGGATCTTACTTTGATGATTATCATTATTCATTTCAATCCAATCTGGTAGAATTCCCACTACACATCGTACTTGTATATTTCAATATATACTACCTGATGCCCCACCTCATTCCTAAAAGGATAGCTTGGTATGCCATTATACTGTTTGTATCTACTTTGGCGATCACGCTCATTCGTATTGTGTTGACTTATTATTTCGTGACTACCGATGTGTATAAAGAATCTGGTTTTGAAGACCTTTCATTATTCCATTTCAAATATGTCTCTGCTTCCTTTATCGGAGAGATCTATGTGGTGGCTATAGGCACGGCAATCAAAATGACCGCAGACTGGATACAGTACAAAAGCAAGACTACTGAACTGCAAAAAGTGAATTTAGAAACAGAATTGGCTTTCCTCAAGTCACAGATACAACCGCACTTCTTTTTCAATACACTCAACAACCTGTATTCGCTAACACTGGACAAATCCAACAAAGCACCCTATACGGTATTGAAACTATCCGAGCTGATGAGCTACGTGATCTACGATGCCAAACAAAAAAAAGTACCATTAGTAAAAGAGATCAAACACATTCAAAACTATCTAGATTTAGAAATGCTCCGCTACGGTGAGCGACTCAATGTAGATTTAGAAATTTCTGGAGATATAGAAGGCAAGCTCATTCCTCCTGTCCTGCTGTTGCCATTTATAGAAAATAGTTTCAAACACGGCACAAGACTTATAGGGCAAGACATTCCTATTCTGATCTCCTTGAGTGTGAAAGCGGGTCGGTTGCATTTCGTAACCGAAAATAACAAGTCTCCTGGCCCCATTGCCGACAATGGTCTACAAACCTATAATCATGGGGTCGGTCTAGAAAATACCAAAAGAAGACTTAAATTGATTTACAATCATGATTATGAACTAGAGCTCATCGAAGGCGAAGAGAAATACAGAACTTATTTAAATATACCATTGGATGAAAATTAA
- a CDS encoding LytR/AlgR family response regulator transcription factor translates to MKINCLIIDDEPLAINVIKNFLVNFKNFEVAGTCKDAVEGFNFLSNHEVDVIFLDINMPTISGLDFLRSLQNPPAVVITTAYREYAVESFELDVIDYLVKPFSLQRFMKTINRIEQRHAEKESNESNGSEDNEKAHVFFKIDKKMIKVYLDDILYIESLKDYVRIKTYDESLINHNNLVGITELLPANDFVRIHRSYIIAINKVKAIDGNQVEIADKLLPIGRNYQKDIKNLLLGTE, encoded by the coding sequence ATGAAAATTAATTGTTTGATCATTGACGACGAACCACTAGCCATTAATGTGATCAAGAACTTCTTGGTCAATTTCAAAAACTTTGAAGTGGCAGGCACCTGCAAGGATGCCGTAGAGGGCTTCAACTTCCTATCCAACCACGAGGTGGATGTGATTTTTTTGGACATCAATATGCCTACCATCTCTGGGCTAGACTTTCTTCGAAGTTTACAAAACCCTCCTGCTGTAGTAATCACCACAGCTTATAGAGAATATGCCGTAGAAAGTTTTGAACTGGATGTAATCGACTACTTGGTCAAACCATTTTCGCTCCAGCGGTTTATGAAAACTATCAACCGCATAGAGCAACGCCATGCGGAAAAAGAATCCAACGAATCGAATGGGTCTGAGGACAATGAAAAAGCACATGTGTTTTTCAAAATAGATAAGAAGATGATCAAAGTCTATTTGGACGACATCCTCTATATCGAAAGTCTCAAGGACTATGTACGCATCAAAACTTACGATGAGAGTTTGATCAATCACAACAACCTAGTAGGTATCACTGAGCTCTTGCCTGCCAACGATTTTGTAAGGATTCATCGCTCATACATTATCGCGATCAACAAGGTTAAAGCTATCGATGGTAATCAGGTAGAAATCGCAGACAAGCTTCTTCCTATTGGTAGAAACTATCAAAAAGACATCAAAAATCTTTTGCTAGGCACAGAGTAA